One Marasmius oreades isolate 03SP1 chromosome 7, whole genome shotgun sequence genomic window, TTGCAACTTCGTACGTTCCTCGAACGGTTTATTTGTGCTTGCCCTTTTAGACTGATGACAACAACAGCTTTGGTACTCCTCTACACCCTCGCCATTTCCCCATTTTCGGACGCGTTAAAGGAAAAGAAGCTCAGACGGCTGCTTTTTGAGGCCTACCTTCGTCATATTACTCGGACGGCTACGGTAGGGCAAGTTCAATGGGCACTCGGGTCGACAACAAGAATCTACAGGAGTTGGACAAGACAGTGGAGGGTTGAGCCGTTGTTGGAGGATGTCTCGCAGTCAAGAAAAAGGCTGATGTGGATTGGGAGTAAGAATACCGAGAAGGTTGTGTTCTATGTTCATGGTACGACTTCCTTCCTCCCCCCCCCCACTCACCCAGACGCACCATGCTAAGTTTTTGGTCAGGCGGAGGCTTCATGTTACCCATCTCAGATTATATGCTCACCTTTTGGCTGTTCGTTCAACGCGAATACGCCAAAAGAACGGGAGGAAAAGAACTTGCCATTGTCGCAATGGAGTATTGTgagcgttttttttttccgcCATTCACTCTTCTCTTGGAGACTTACGCTGCCTATTCTACAGCTATCTACCCTCATACCTTCCCAACGCAGCTAACGGAAATCACCCATGCACTATCACACATCTTGAACATTTCCCGCATCTCACCTTCCAACCTTCACATCGCAGGTGACTCTGCCGGTGCCAACCTCATTCTCCAACTCATCAGTCATACCCTCAACCCTCTTCCAATAGACGAAATACCTCCTTCACCTCTCACTCCCGCTCAACCCATCTCTGGCGTTCTCCTCATCTCCCCGTGGTTGTCTCTAGACCAACCAACTCCGTCTTACACCCAAAACGACGCCACAGATTTCCTTGCCGCAGCTACTCTGACGAGGTACGGAGTGAAATATCTCGCTGGTATTCGGGACAGCCACGTACCGTACGTGAAAGTTCTCTCAGCAGGAGAACAGTGGTTTGATGGTATAGACGAGTTGACGGATCGAGTTCTCGTCACTGTCGGTGGTGCGGAGTGTTTGTTGGATGATGGAGTAGGGGTGTATCACGAAATCAAAGCTTCTGTTTCGAGGGGGGGAAGAAGAGTGGATGTTGAGGTGGACGTAGAGGATGGTGGGGTACATGAGGATATGATGGTAGATTGCGCGGCGTTTGGCAAGAAGTTGACGGCTGTTGGGGAGAAGGTTGTTGTGTGGTTGATGGGGGAGTAGGGAGTATGGGGGTTCCCTAGAGTATCCTTGTAGTAGCATTTCTCGGTAACAGTTAGTATTATTCTACAGCAGTATTTGTCTAACATTTGAAACATTGTTCGTTCATACAGTAACTAGACCTCGAACGTCAACCGTCAAGCCTTCCTCTTTCAGGTCATCTAAAGAGGACAGACAAGGTAACGTATCGATCGCATATAAACGATACACTTTCCCTCTGATGTCCGCTCCCAAAGAAAGACGAATCGTACGGATGCGCGTTTCCTGATTGGCCCAACGGAAGCGTATCAAAGCGGCCAGCGGATGCTTATCGAGTTCGTAAATCTCGAAGCGCTCGGGAAACTTGAGCTCGAGGATGTCCAATCGGGGGAGTAGAGCCTCGTCACCTCTGCCCATAAGCTGCGGTAAAACAACGTCCTGCAATTGAAGGGGACCGTGGAGGTCGATCCACAGGCAGAAATGGCGGACGGTAGGAACAGCCTTCAGAAGTTTGAATATATCTTCTGTTTCCCGGGTGTATCCTGAAATTTCGAGACTCTGGAGGGTGCAAGGGGAATGGCGGAGAGCTTCTGCGAATATGTGGAAAGGTGCGAGTAAAAATGAAAATTCGGTGGTTATCGAAAGGTTTTCGAGGGAGGGGAAGGATAGGTGGTTGATCCGTCGAAATGACGAAACGGGTTGCTCGACAATAGGATGATCCGGTGGGCGTATGtagatctttatcgcaagcGTGCGCAACTTAGGGAGGCAGATGATATCGTCGGTGGATTGTCCACAGTTTACAGTTTTGATGTCGTCGCTGGTCAGCTCCAGACGAAGCCATTCCAGGTTCGGTGCAACATTATTCAAGATGCGGTAGTTTTCGGAGCACCGGATGGAGCTCTCGAACTTCGTGATTTGTGTCCACGGAAAATGGACACCTGGTATTTTGGAGATGATTATGAAGTCAAGGCAGGATATCGAACGAAGCTGGGGAGCTTCTCTGAACGCCCCATAGAAGTCCGGGTCATCTTCAGGATCATAATCCGGTTCGTCTAGATACGCACTAGTGTCGCCATCTGATAGGATCGTAAAACTTCTGAGGGATGCCAGCTGTTTCCGAACATTGTACTCGTTGAGCATCTCCCAGAAAGATGTGGTCGTATTGACAAACTCTATGTTCTCCCAGCGATTCGATTGTGATAAAAGCATACGAAAAAGTTCGCGATTTACTACGTGGTCACATATGCCGTGAGTGTAGATGAGGAAGGATATCGTGGACGTTCTGGAGTAACGGAGCCAGGTTTCCAAAGCCGAAAATTGACCTTTTGACCCAAGGTCTCTGGTTCCGAGCATGAAGCGCCGCCATACTTCGGGTGATGCAGTGACGGTTCTTCTCCATGAGCTGCAGACTTTACTGATAGCCCAAGGTCCATTCTCGTAGTCAAACACATCCGGCCATCTTCTACCCTCTGTCAAGTCTGCACCAGGAGCCATCCGAGTGTTGTTTGAGCACTGAAAATCGCGAGGCCGAATATTTCGCTGAGCAGTTCCGGAGGAAGACGGGAGATGGGACTCGAAGTCGGCGATAGTGTGTCCATTGTGTTCTAAAACGACCCAATGTGCTTTCAGCGATGTTTTCGATAGACAGAAACCTTCCGATGGGCGTAGTTGGGATGGGATGGGGAAGCGCAGTGATTTTGAGGCCGCGGACGTAGCACCAGGTAAACACGGAGTGAACAGCCACCGGGCCACGGTATTGCATACAAACAGACGCGTCACCGGACCATTCAATGACGACTATGGACCTACACGGAACCACAACCTTGCCACAACTCTAACTCTCCTAAACTTGTCAAGCCATTACAATTTTAGCAGCCGGCGCTTTTGTGAGTTGCTTCTGAGGAGCACCATTCCGGATACGTTATGACTCAGCGCCAGTGATCGAGTTCGAAGGTCGGCCAGATAGATTTCTGGATTTCTGTTTTTTTAGAGTGCGAGAGTCGTATCGCCGATCCATACACGCGTAGTCTTCCTAAAAGGGTAATGACCCGGACGGCCACGTCCCAAGTCGATCCAGCCACATATGGGTTGAACCAGTTCAACCCATCACCACCACTTGTCCACCCCCGTTCTATTCTTTCTGCGAGTCCTATATGAGATTTTAACGAACGCAATGCAACAAAAATCGAGATATCATGTTTAcggctcctcctcctcaatcCCGTCAGCTTCCCTATGCCAAACCTTCGCACATAAAAAACTCAGGACAAACTTGGATGACAGGAACAAAAGCCTGGGTCCGCAAGAAGGAAACTTTCGGCTCGGTGAAGAGCCATCTGGGAAATACGAGGGTTCAATGGATCCAGAGGAATTATCACGGAGATTTCTTTCTAATGCTAGTACAGTCCAGCCTCGTTTCGGTGGCGGAGTCGAGGGAGGGTTCGGGGGTGCGTGTTCAGGGAAGGAGACGGGCATCAGTCATGGCTCATATAAAGAGTACGCGACGTATTCTGCAATGGTATGTCTCATACCTCTTCCACACCGGACTTCAGTCAGTAACATCGGTGTTGTAGATCGACGCTATCGAGCTCGCTTGCGTGGAATTAAACCTCCGGCTTTCCAAAACTGCCTCCTCTAAAGCTTCCTCAGTCGACTGGTCTCAAGACATTTATCCCATAGCACACCACGATTTAGTCGTCGATGATCACGAATCTTTTTTCCACTTGTTATGTTGGGTGGCTTTGAAAGACGCAGGGCACGGACTCACGGATAGAGAGGCTACTGAGACACTGGGGGAGATCTATGACCAGGCTCGATATACACAGGGCAGGAGAGTACTAGGCGGCATAGGTAAAAGGCGTGCAATGCTGTCAAGGGCAA contains:
- a CDS encoding uncharacterized protein (CAZy:CE10; MEROPS:MER0034961); protein product: MQGKTTMVPSITLFEKLALLSKILQLPLVLLYTLAISPFSDALKEKKLRRLLFEAYLRHITRTATVGQVQWALGSTTRIYRSWTRQWRVEPLLEDVSQSRKRLMWIGSKNTEKVVFYVHGGGFMLPISDYMLTFWLFVQREYAKRTGGKELAIVAMEYSIYPHTFPTQLTEITHALSHILNISRISPSNLHIAGDSAGANLILQLISHTLNPLPIDEIPPSPLTPAQPISGVLLISPWLSLDQPTPSYTQNDATDFLAAATLTRYGVKYLAGIRDSHVPYVKVLSAGEQWFDGIDELTDRVLVTVGGAECLLDDGVGVYHEIKASVSRGGRRVDVEVDVEDGGVHEDMMVDCAAFGKKLTAVGEKVVVWLMGE